From Haemorhous mexicanus isolate bHaeMex1 chromosome 2, bHaeMex1.pri, whole genome shotgun sequence, the proteins below share one genomic window:
- the LCA5L gene encoding lebercilin-like protein, whose amino-acid sequence MIPRAFSVADPERVRGGKPLETPRTEGREPQKKDKTRKERKKYGQCLYAQGEKKGGKKWPAANTSNLNSSFSPLQSGGFYQEKNATAQRISSARIHKIKELKNEIFDLQRKIETSSFENLALKELNWRHTRAIEKYSNGESHLQEVLAGHRSHMRDLRNLLKMSQQAEKNTATELKKVEADLRRTKGDLKALAVLSEDKALAEKEELNRRLSVLNETLEAKDETIQSLEMQLKLNSSTFSRQLASESKKLLEATMTTKNLLMEINIVHQKIKEKDRQLYIQNIYANRMPKALRDRSDWVPNDQSLKVDRSVQVDKESFRELLLSQHQKTEKNPVQLKKENREDKGGKGKAKEVCSDAQGKKEKQATKKVPETSKRTHRGSKLLMEECKLSEFIKEMEKETEVLKKELKTLMKSEQSPQRVKENSQEGEAVEEVEKEEKKSHEQQKKKARSQGPSPSKDPSRLKKRYIFSGAVENLHQGLHTSGAKCKAGFGKSCLSSQRQAGQGCSDPAVPRGKISFGAYEPSFGQIPLGWQDSPSGEEEPPDGRALWGGMFARRQLLEFQQHKGEGRQVRGARQIPNSMPGSNSPR is encoded by the exons ATGATTCCAAGAGCTTTTTCAGTGGCTGACCCTGAAAGAGTCAGAGGAGGCAAACCTTTAGAAACACCACGAACTGAAGGGAGGGAACCACAGAAAAAGGACAAgacaagaaaggaaagaaagaaatatggACAGTGTCTCTATGCCCAAGgtgaaaaaaaag GAGGGAAGAAGTGGCCAGCAGCAAACACCTCCAATCTGAACTCCTCCTTTTCACCCCTGCAGAGCGGGGGGttttaccaggaaaaaaacGCCACTGCCCAGCGAATATCCTCAGCCAGGATCCACAAAATCAAAGAGCTGAAGAACGAAATATTCGACTTGCAAAGGAAAATCGAGACCTCGAGCTTCGAGAACCTGGCTTTGAAAGAGCTGAACTGGCGGCACACAAGGGCCATCGAAAAGTACAGCAACGGAGAGAGCCacctgcaggaggtgctggcagggcatCGGAGCCACATGAGAGACCTCAGGAACCTCCTGAAAATGTCCCAGCAGGCCGAGAAAAACACAGCCACGGAGCTGAAAAAAGTCGAAGCGGACCTGAGGAGAACTAAAGGTGATCTGAAGGCTTTGGCTGTGCTGTCGGAAGACAAAGCTCTGGCAGAGAAGGAGGAACTGAATCGCAGGTTGTCAGTCCTTAACGAAACACTGGAAGCAAAGGATGAGACGATACAG AGTCTGGAAATGCAGCTGAAGCTGAACAGCAGCACCTTTAGTCGTCAGCTGGCAAGTGAGAGTAAAAAACTCCTGGAAGCTACCATGACCACAAAGAACTTGCTAATGGAAATTAACATTGTTCACCAAAAAATTAAG GAAAAGGATCGGCAGCTTTACATACAGAATATTTATGCAAATCGGATGCCAAAAGCCCTGAGGGACAGAAGTGATTGGGTTCCTAATGACCAAA GTCTGAAAGTAGACAGATCAGTACAAGTAGATAAAGAGAGTTttagagagctgctgctgtctcagcaccagaaaacagaaaaaaatccagtccAGCTAAAAAAG GAGAACAGAGAAGATAAGGGTGGAAAAGGTAAAGCAAAGGAAGTGTGCTCAGATGCCCagggtaaaaaagaaaagcaagcaacCAAGAAAGTGCCAGAAACTTCAAAGAGGACACACAGAG GGAGCAAATTGCTGATGGAAGAATGCAAATTATCAGAATTTattaaagaaatggaaaaagagacAGAGGTTCTTAAAAAGGAGTTGAAAACTCTGATGAAATCTGAACAAAGTCCTCAAAGAGTAAAAGAGAACAGTCAAGAGGGAGAGGCAGTGGAAGAAgttgaaaaagaagagaaaaaaagccatGAGCAGCAAAAGAAGAAAGCCAGGAGTCAAGGTCCAAGTCCAAGCAAAGACCCCAGTAGGCTGAAAAAAAGATACATCTTCTCAGGGGCTGTTGAGAATTTGCACCAGGGGCTCCACACTTCAGGCGCCAAATGCAaagcaggatttgggaaaagctgcctgagcagccagagacaggcagggcagggctgcagtgaccctgctgtgcccagggggaAAATCTCCTTTGGGGCTTATGAACCTTCTTTTGGGCAAAtccccctgggctggcaggacagCCCCTCTGGAGAGGAAGAACCACCCGATGGAAGAGCTCTCTGGGGAGGAATGTTTGCAAGGAGACAGCTCCTGGAgttccagcagcacaagggTGAGGGCAGACAAGTGAGGGGGGCGAGGCAAATCCCAAACTCCATGCCAGGCTCCAACTCTCCTCGCTAA